Proteins from a genomic interval of Sugiyamaella lignohabitans strain CBS 10342 chromosome C, complete sequence:
- the STL1 gene encoding glucose-inactivated glycerol proton symporter STL1, whose translation MFAIPWFDSNPEGFFKLKGSRLIWATAILSSLGFSMIGYGNALMGGIINEEPFKQRFDYPSSSEIGFITAIYGVGAFVGSILTSLVGDSFGRRKSIAIGAIVMILGSLVQSSAITLRSLSVGRFVSGTGLGFLNSTIPVLQNEVSPHGERGMYVAVYCTTLNVGILVAYWVNFSLRNLGSDKSWRLPILLQIFILAPILALTVLTCESPRWLLLKDRDSNALQVLANLENSEPDDPLVEDKFHSLKESVVWDTVDAEQSSFWQDFYNPNDIIATKRLWISLSVQIFQQLGGINVLIYYCPILFEDSIKLSSQTSSQLSVLLQIWLVVTSMVPWSLLDRVGRRPLILGGISGQGASMLMQAIFIYQLNIHGNSNDSEKSSLSIWAILSIVTLFTFEASFAIGMQASVWVYCSEILPLRLRGRGTSLATSANWATNSVLVHLAPVVLEKLNYASFLILAALNFTFLPVAYLAFCETKGLSLEQVDQLFLEHQD comes from the coding sequence ATGTTTGCGATTCCCTGGTTCGACAGCAACCCGGAAGGGTTCTTCAAACTGAAGGGCTCAAGACTGATATGGGCTACTGCTATTCTTAGTAGCCTGGGGTTCTCGATGATCGGTTATGGAAACGCGCTCATGGGAGGCATTATTAATGAGGAACCGTTTAAGCAAAGATTCGACTACCCCAGTTCAAGCGAGATAGGATTTATTACTGCGATATATGGAGTTGGCGCTTTTGTTGGCTCTATTTTGACATCGCTAGTGGGTGATAGTTTTGGGCGTCGCAAAAGTATTGCCATAGGAGCAATTGTTATGATACTTGGCAGTTTGGTTCAGAGTTCTGCGATAACACTTCGTTCTCTTTCGGTGGGTCGGTTTGTGTCAGGGACGGGCCTGGGTTTCCTGAATTCTACAATACCGGTTTTACAGAACGAAGTGAGTCCTCATGGAGAGAGAGGAATGTATGTGGCTGTTTACTGCACAACACTCAATGTTGGAATATTAGTTGCGTACTGGGTGAACTTCAGCTTGCGTAATCTGGGATCCGATAAATCATGGAGACTTCCAATTTTGcttcaaatatttatattagCACCTATACTGGCTCTTACAGTGCTAACTTGTGAGTCTCCTAGATGGTTATTACTCAAGGATCGAGACTCCAACGCTCTACAAGTACTGGCTAATCTCGAAAACTCTGAACCCGACGACCCGTTAGTCGAAGATAAGTTTCATTCGCTCAAAGAATCTGTTGTATGGGATACTGTCGATGCCGAACAGTCATCTTTTTGGCAAGATTTTTATAATCCAAACGATATAATTGCTACGAAAAGGCTATGGATTTCTTTAAGCGTGCAGATATTTCAGCAGTTAGGAGGAATCAATGTCCTCATTTACTACTGCcctattttatttgaagATTCAATCAAGCTGTCATCCCAGACGTCGTCTCAATTATCTGTTTTGCTTCAAATCTGGCTAGTAGTTACTTCAATGGTACCGTGGAGTCTGCTAGATAGGGTCGGCAGACGACCTCTTATATTAGGAGGTATATCTGGTCAGGGGGCGTCAATGCTAATGCAGGCCATTTTCATATACCAATTGAATATTCATGGCAACAGTAATGACAGCGAGAAGTCATCTTTATCTATATGGGCAATATTATCAATCGTAACACTGTTTACGTTTGAAGCAAGTTTTGCTATTGGTATGCAAGCTAGTGTTTGGGTATACTGTTCGGAAATTCTCCCTCTACGACTAAGGGGTCGAGGTACTTCATTAGCTACAAGCGCTAATTGGGCTACAAATTCGGTATTGGTTCATCTTGCTCCGGTTGTGCTTGAGAAGCTAAATTATGCCAGCTTTCTCATTCTC